A single genomic interval of Vicia villosa cultivar HV-30 ecotype Madison, WI unplaced genomic scaffold, Vvil1.0 ctg.000371F_1_1, whole genome shotgun sequence harbors:
- the LOC131627611 gene encoding BEL1-like homeodomain protein 1 isoform X2, with protein sequence MATYFHNNSEIQGGSTDGLQTLIFMNPSGYINYSDAPPQQQQQNLIFLNSAAALTGNTSLQQQNLSQPPPQFVGVPLSAEHSVHAHHDVSALHGFPPRMQYNMWNAADPNSAAREGTRATQGLSLSLHAQGSGEDGRVSNGGQCSSVSGGVSGIQSVLLSSKYLKATQELLDEVVNVNGGIKVESAKKSFEKNKVVGESSTAVSGDGGSVGGGGDGNGKRSSELSTTERQEIQMKKAKLINMLDEVEQRYRQYHNQMQMVISSFEQVAGIGSARTYTALALQTISKQFRCLKDAITGQIRAANKSLGEDDSFGGKIEGSRLKYVDHHLRQQRAIQQLGMIHHNAWRPQRGLPERSVSVLRAWLFEHFLHPYPKDSDKHMLAKQTGLTRSQVSNWFINARVRLWKPMVEEMYTEEMKDQEANGSEENKSSKNTDEDPSMKTTTPQERVPTSETESKSFNSKQDLSVVPVSAQSTSPIGVNVRNNSGFSFTELDGITQASPKRTRNHEILHSPNQMKSNETENNEQISMKFGDDRQSRDGYCFMGNQTNFIAGFGQYPMEEIGRFDAEEFTPRFSGCRNLDP encoded by the exons atGGCTACATACTTTCATAATAATTCAGAAATTCAAGGTGGTTCTACCGACGGACTACAAACACTGATATTTATGAACCCGTCGGGATACATCAATTACTCCGACGCGCCGCCGCAACAGCAGCAACAGAATCTGATTTTTCTCAATTCAGCCGCCGCGCTCACCGGAAACACTTCACTCCAGCAACAGAACCTATCTCAGCCGCCACCACAATTCGTCGGTGTTCCACTCTCGGCGGAACACTCTGTACACGCCCATCATGATGTCTCGGCCCTGCATGGCTTCCCTCCGCGCATGCAGTACAACATGTGGAACGCAGCTGACCCGAATTCCGCGGCGCGTGAAGGCACACGCGCTACTCAGGGACTGTCTTTAAGCTTACACGCACAAGGTTCCGGCGAGGACGGCCGTGTTTCGAATGGTGGACAGTGTTCCTCTGTCTCTGGTGGGGTTTCCGGGATTCAGAGTGTGTTGTTGAGTTCTAAGTATTTGAAGGCTACACAGGAGTTACTTGACGAGGTTGTTAATGTTAATGGTGGGATTAAGGTTGAGAGTGCTAAGAAGAGTTTTGAGAAGAATAAGGTTGTTGGAGAATCTTCAACTGCGGTTAGTGGTGATGGTGGTTCtgttggtggtggtggtgatggaAATGGAAAACGTAGCTCTGAGTTATCAACTACTGAGAGACAAGAAATTCAGATGAAGAAAGCAAAGTTAATTAACATGCTTGATGAA GTGGAACAAAGATACAGACAATACCACAACCAAATGCAGATGGTGATATCCTCATTTGAGCAAGTAGCAGGGATTGGTTCTGCAAGAACATACACTGCACTTGCACTTCAAACGATTTCGAAGCAATTTCGGTGCTTAAAAGATGCAATCACAGGCCAAATTAGAGCAGCAAATAAGAGCTTAGGAGAAGATGATAGTTTTGGTGGCAAAATTGAAGGGTCAAGACTCAAATATGTTGATCATCATTTGAGACAGCAAAGAGCTATTCAACAATTGGGTATGATTCATCATAATGCTTGGAGACCTCAAAGAGGATTGCCTGAAAGATCGGTTTCGGTTCTTCGTGCGTGGCTTTTTGAGCACTTCCTTCACCC TTATCCAAAGGATTCAGACAAACATATGCTTGCAAAACAAACCGGACTTACTAGGAGCCAG GTATCGAATTGGTTCATAAATGCGCGAGTTCGTCTTTGGAAACCAATGGTGGAAGAAATGTACACCGAAGAGATGAAGGATCAAGAGGCAAATGGTTCTGAGGAAAACAAATCAAGCAAGAATACCGATGAAGATCCTTCGATGAAAACAACAACTCCACAAGAAAGAGTTCCAACTTCAGAAACAGAATCCAAAAGTTTCAATTCCAAACAAGACCTTTCTGTAGTTCCGGTTTCAGCACAATCAACATCACCAATTGGTGTCAATGTTAGAAACAATTCAGGATTCAGCTTCACCGAACTCGATGGAATAACTCAAGCAAGTCCAAAAAGAACAAGGAACCATGAGATTCTTCATTCTCCGAATCAAATGAAATCTAACGAGACAGAAAATAATGAACAAATTTCGATGAAATTCGGTGATGACAGACAAAGTAGAGATGGTTATTGTTTTATGGGAAACCAAACTAATTTCATCGCCGGATTCGGTCAATACCCTATGGAGGAAATCGGAAGATTTGACGCGGAAGAATTCACGCCGAGGTTTTCAG GCTGCAGGAATCTGGATCCATGA
- the LOC131627611 gene encoding BEL1-like homeodomain protein 1 isoform X1: protein MATYFHNNSEIQGGSTDGLQTLIFMNPSGYINYSDAPPQQQQQNLIFLNSAAALTGNTSLQQQNLSQPPPQFVGVPLSAEHSVHAHHDVSALHGFPPRMQYNMWNAADPNSAAREGTRATQGLSLSLHAQGSGEDGRVSNGGQCSSVSGGVSGIQSVLLSSKYLKATQELLDEVVNVNGGIKVESAKKSFEKNKVVGESSTAVSGDGGSVGGGGDGNGKRSSELSTTERQEIQMKKAKLINMLDEVEQRYRQYHNQMQMVISSFEQVAGIGSARTYTALALQTISKQFRCLKDAITGQIRAANKSLGEDDSFGGKIEGSRLKYVDHHLRQQRAIQQLGMIHHNAWRPQRGLPERSVSVLRAWLFEHFLHPYPKDSDKHMLAKQTGLTRSQVSNWFINARVRLWKPMVEEMYTEEMKDQEANGSEENKSSKNTDEDPSMKTTTPQERVPTSETESKSFNSKQDLSVVPVSAQSTSPIGVNVRNNSGFSFTELDGITQASPKRTRNHEILHSPNQMKSNETENNEQISMKFGDDRQSRDGYCFMGNQTNFIAGFGQYPMEEIGRFDAEEFTPRFSGNNGVSLTLGLPHCDTLSGTHQSFIPNQNIQLGRRLEMNETNEFGAINNSNSHSSAAFESINMQNPKRFAAQLLPDFVA, encoded by the exons atGGCTACATACTTTCATAATAATTCAGAAATTCAAGGTGGTTCTACCGACGGACTACAAACACTGATATTTATGAACCCGTCGGGATACATCAATTACTCCGACGCGCCGCCGCAACAGCAGCAACAGAATCTGATTTTTCTCAATTCAGCCGCCGCGCTCACCGGAAACACTTCACTCCAGCAACAGAACCTATCTCAGCCGCCACCACAATTCGTCGGTGTTCCACTCTCGGCGGAACACTCTGTACACGCCCATCATGATGTCTCGGCCCTGCATGGCTTCCCTCCGCGCATGCAGTACAACATGTGGAACGCAGCTGACCCGAATTCCGCGGCGCGTGAAGGCACACGCGCTACTCAGGGACTGTCTTTAAGCTTACACGCACAAGGTTCCGGCGAGGACGGCCGTGTTTCGAATGGTGGACAGTGTTCCTCTGTCTCTGGTGGGGTTTCCGGGATTCAGAGTGTGTTGTTGAGTTCTAAGTATTTGAAGGCTACACAGGAGTTACTTGACGAGGTTGTTAATGTTAATGGTGGGATTAAGGTTGAGAGTGCTAAGAAGAGTTTTGAGAAGAATAAGGTTGTTGGAGAATCTTCAACTGCGGTTAGTGGTGATGGTGGTTCtgttggtggtggtggtgatggaAATGGAAAACGTAGCTCTGAGTTATCAACTACTGAGAGACAAGAAATTCAGATGAAGAAAGCAAAGTTAATTAACATGCTTGATGAA GTGGAACAAAGATACAGACAATACCACAACCAAATGCAGATGGTGATATCCTCATTTGAGCAAGTAGCAGGGATTGGTTCTGCAAGAACATACACTGCACTTGCACTTCAAACGATTTCGAAGCAATTTCGGTGCTTAAAAGATGCAATCACAGGCCAAATTAGAGCAGCAAATAAGAGCTTAGGAGAAGATGATAGTTTTGGTGGCAAAATTGAAGGGTCAAGACTCAAATATGTTGATCATCATTTGAGACAGCAAAGAGCTATTCAACAATTGGGTATGATTCATCATAATGCTTGGAGACCTCAAAGAGGATTGCCTGAAAGATCGGTTTCGGTTCTTCGTGCGTGGCTTTTTGAGCACTTCCTTCACCC TTATCCAAAGGATTCAGACAAACATATGCTTGCAAAACAAACCGGACTTACTAGGAGCCAG GTATCGAATTGGTTCATAAATGCGCGAGTTCGTCTTTGGAAACCAATGGTGGAAGAAATGTACACCGAAGAGATGAAGGATCAAGAGGCAAATGGTTCTGAGGAAAACAAATCAAGCAAGAATACCGATGAAGATCCTTCGATGAAAACAACAACTCCACAAGAAAGAGTTCCAACTTCAGAAACAGAATCCAAAAGTTTCAATTCCAAACAAGACCTTTCTGTAGTTCCGGTTTCAGCACAATCAACATCACCAATTGGTGTCAATGTTAGAAACAATTCAGGATTCAGCTTCACCGAACTCGATGGAATAACTCAAGCAAGTCCAAAAAGAACAAGGAACCATGAGATTCTTCATTCTCCGAATCAAATGAAATCTAACGAGACAGAAAATAATGAACAAATTTCGATGAAATTCGGTGATGACAGACAAAGTAGAGATGGTTATTGTTTTATGGGAAACCAAACTAATTTCATCGCCGGATTCGGTCAATACCCTATGGAGGAAATCGGAAGATTTGACGCGGAAGAATTCACGCCGAGGTTTTCAGGTAATAATGGTGTTTCACTCACTCTTGGTTTACCTCATTGTGACACATTATCAGGAACACATCAAAGTTTTATACCAAACCAAAACATTCAACTAGGAAGAAGGTTGGAAATGAATGAAACAAATGAGTTTGGTGCTATAAACAATTCAAATTCTCATTCTTCAGCTGCATTTGAGAGCATCAACATGCAGAATCCAAAGAGGTTCGCCGCACAATTGCTGCCCGATTTTGTGGCCTAA